A stretch of DNA from Cryptomeria japonica chromosome 4, Sugi_1.0, whole genome shotgun sequence:
GAATCAACAAATATTATAATATTTCAGTAAAGTGATTGATAATTTATTATGACTCAAAAGAAGTAACTATTGTTGGAGAAATTATGAGCCCAAGAAGTTGTGCACACTTCTATGGATCAACAAAGAAACTATCCAACCACACATGAGAATGTTGCAAGTTGAACAATGATGAAAAATGGAGATCAAAGTGAAATGCTAGACAAAACTTTATTATGAATTGATATGATACAATGTACAAATGaacttgcttatataggaaagTAAGGAGAGAGTCATTACAACTACCatgtgacaaaattaaatgcataatgttgactcatctctatctagtatgacacctaagataactaacatgaataACATTAAATTATGGTGTCATGTGACAACTAAGCTATGTGTAAATAGGTGCTAACCAAGAACTAGCTGGGAAATATCTTTATTCACACCAAAATCCCCCATTCAGTGAAACTTAGGGAGAAAAAATATGCAAATGATGTAAAAATAATATGAAGATGAAATATATGGGTCACGACAACTAAGCCATGTTAGGTAACCATGAACAACTAATCATGAAACTAATCTCTCACGAATgggaaagaaggagaaaatctcaTGGAACAAAACTTTCAAAAAAAGAGATATGCAAGATATAGACAAATATAGATCATGTGATGTATGGATATCTCACATCAATACCCCCTTGGAACTACATCCATCACAAGAATACAATAAAATCACCCATCCAATAAAGGGAAATATAGAGGCAACATTCCCCTCCCCCCCTGAATCAAGTATCATCAAAACCACTAAACTATGTTTGAGGCCAAAAGAGAATCCAATGGTGACAAACAACATATCTCCCCTTTGGAAGAAAGAATTCCAATAGTTCATGTAGAATAAACTTCATGTCCATAATGCAATGAAAGCAAAAATGTCTCGACAATGAAAGATCAGAAGTAAAGTTAAATGCCTCCACAAATGTCTCATCAAGACTACTAGAAAATCCTCAATCGAGCATGAAACAAAAAATGAAGGACACACAAGATCATTAGCCAATGAAAAAAGTACAAAGAGAAGAGATAACTCCTCAATCATATCCTTCAAATCTAAAGTAGAGGAATGAGAGGCCAAGATTGTAAGGCGTGAAATGAAACCATCTTGAAACCACAAGTCTGAAGAACCAAATAACTCTTGTTATGTTTAAGTCCTAGAATCCATGTCAAAAGTCAATTCTGATGTAATTTGAAATTAACGAGTCATGAGAAGATCAACAAAACCAGTTGGAGGAACTCCATTAGTCCTCATACTAGATGGAGTAGTCTGAGGAATgtaagaatcatcatcatccttaaTGAATTCAAAGGTATAGAGCCTATGTATATGATCAGCTGTACCCATTGCAAGAATATTGCCATTTGCATTATAAATGTAAGTTGCATCTTGAGTGAATGCAATTTGGTTAGCATCCTATTTAATATGGTAAACTTAAAGTAGACTATGTGCTAccatagaaacatgaaagacattagACACAACTACAACAACTAGGTCAACGTCACCTATGAAAGCAACTTGCACACACTGATTGCTTGTAATCAAGATGCCATGATATGGTGGAGGACCTAGAGAACTTGGAATCATGTTGTCAGCTAAATTGGAAATGTGTACTAATGCACTTGAATCAAGAATCTAGCCAATGTTCCTAAGTATATGAGTGGTAATCAAGGTATAACCCTTTCCTTTGAGATCACGAAATCGATCCTCATGTCTGGTAGGAGATGAACTTGATGAAGAAGGATCATTAATCTTATGCATCTTGAGTAattattgcaactcatggttattaTTTTTGATGCAAGTTTGTTCATGATGTCCATATTTCTTGCAAAAACAACATGGGAATTTGTCCTTATTGCAATTCTCATCAGTATGCCCAAGTTTCTTACAAAGTGAATATTTGGGTTTCTGCATCAATATAGCCCATAGACTCTTTTATAAAATGTCTCGGAGAAATGTGGTCTTCTGGACTGCATTCATTGCAGGATGTATACAAAATAGATTTGCTGAAAGGGCTTTAGAAAACTCCAAGGAAATGCAATCGGCAATAGTAAAGTCAAATTTTTCAACTTTCGCACACGTCCCCAAAACCTATGACAAATTAGAAGCTTTAAACAAGGAAAAATGTTATATAAAAGCATAATTTAAAGAGAAAATTTGCTAGATGCTTGTGTTGTAACCAGCCAGGAAAGGCGcttaaattgtttgacaaaatcctTCACAAAATGAGCACCTACAACAAAGGTGCGCAAAGGATTTGACAAAATGTCCCAAAGAATTATGGTTAGGTAGAATGCAGTGACTGCTGGAGATGACAAATGGAATTGTTGAAAACACTTAATAAACTTCATACAAATACAACTGGAAGGTATGAAGTGAATTTTATGACGTTTGTTGATTTTCTCATGCCCTTATGAGCAGCCAAAAAATAGTTTCTACACCCTTTGCCAACAGTCACCCCTATCTGTGCTAAAATGGACACTTTGGAGCAGGCCGGggacatccatcaaaacataattAATGGAGGATTTTTGTTAGATACTGGAGTTGGAAATGTTGCAGCAGAGATGAATGCAAAACGTGGAGAACAGAGCCAAAAACCGTGAATTGTTTGATAAAATGTATCAATTAACAAATCTTCATCTACTAGTTATAAACTTATAAGTCACAAACTAGATGACAAAATGTCCCGAAAACCTGCCTAAAGGTTTCACATGTGAATTAATGCATGATAAGAGGACAAGAACAAGAATATTTTATTGAAAAAGTTTTGGAAATTTTGGAAGGATCACATAGTCATAATGATGGGATTCTAACGCTTCTTTTTACCCATAAGGTCTGAAGAAACATTATAAGTAGTGCTTCAATGTCATCAAGCACCTCAAGGTTGATCTTTTAGTTACAGTTATACTTTAGATTAACACTGGATACAAAACAAAGCAAAAATGCTATAGGTTCAGCATAAATGATATAATATACAGAAAATCAAAATATAGTCAGCGCCCTTTGCTATAGTTCCATAAACAAGAACTAATAAAAACTGTATCACACAAAGTTTATTCATATTAAAGACACCCATGTCTAACAATCTCAGCACCCAACATCATCAACATTGCCTTAGAAAAAGAATCCCTGTCAAACTGTAAAAACAAAACCCCTTCATTCATATTGCCAAATTTCTAGTTGTTTTTAACCCTTTTGAGTTTTCACAACATCACATTATTGCTTACCATTTCTAATTCTTCTTTCTAGCATTCCAATAAAAATGTTATATTGCAAATGTATTTCTCAGTCAAAAGATGTGTCTAAAATACGGAAAGGTAATATCCTGATTTAATAGCAGAAaagaaaatttaccaaaaataaaatccatcaagtctTACAAAATTGGCAAACAAAATCAACCAGCTTCCTCCTTCAGTTATACTAACATGACTCATAACAGCTTTCCTCCCATATTCAAGTTGAAATATACAACAAGAAATAGACTGCGTCGTCTGTCTATATATAAGCAAGCAGCTCCTTGCAAAACTTACAGGAATGTAAATCTCCAATCAAAACACAAATATAACTGCGTCATATCTACATTGTGTAGAAAGAAAGGAAACTAAATACATAGATAGTTACATCATATCTGCATTGTCTAGATACATAGAAACTACTAGTTTTTCTTATCATGAAATTTATCTAATATGTGGCCTTCAGGAAAGAGAACACATAAATTGGCCATAGAAGCATAGTGCCAATCATCTTCTATGGTCTAAAAGTTCTATGTACACACAAAAGTTTTATGTCTAAAGCTACTCATTCTCTTAGTTATAGTTGAACCTGAAGTTGTGACAGCCATGGTATTGGTAATTATCTTATATACTCTGACTATGTTAGGTATTCTGGATAAGGTAGAAGGCAGGGATTTTGTATAGTGCATGTCCCTTCACTACTTAGTAGTAAATTACTTTTGTGGGGTTGAGAATTCATAGTGGAGTATTGTGTAGTTCACATGTACTGGTACTCTGGCTATCTAATatgtatttaaattatttatttcttcAGTGTTAATTATTGGTTTATTTGGCATTCTGGAATTCACCATCTAAAAGGCACTTGTTTGATTTGGATATTAGATTACTTCAGGAATAAGGTGCTTTTCATCACTATTTCACAAAGCCCAAACCTCAAAGGAATATTAGAGACCATGTGGGAAAAACTTTTTGAAAAGAAGAAACCTGAGTTTCAGAATGTTGAGGATGGGCAAAGACAGCTGCAGCAACAACTTCTTAAACAAGAGAAGCCAATTCTAGTGATACTGGATGATGTTTGGTCCAGATCAAGTCTGGATAAATTACTATTCGAAGGCAGAGGATACAAGACCCTCATAACAACAAGAGACATTTCTATTATCCCCCAAAAAACCTGTACTAAACTGTATCAATTACCATTGTTGAGCCAAGGAGATGCTTTGTCCCTTTTCTGCTTCTGGGCTTTTGGACAGACAACAATTCCAGCAACTGCAGATGCAAATCTAGTAAAGgaggtaattttttttttctaaaccaTTGGGTTTTATATAATTGGATGAATGCAGTTTCTAGGTTTAATCATTCTTTTCACATATTTTATAAACTTTCAATGGGTAAAGCATAAATTAGCTTTACACACAGTGAAAGCAAGCATATTGAATGGAggaaatattatatataaaattatacaACTAACACATGGCTTGGAGAATGTGCCTCTATTGGCATATTATGAAAGAATAGAGATTCATCCACATCTGCATATTACATGTAAACCTCATCACGTTTCATTGTCCTAGGCCTACAAAATATAAGGAATATGTAGCCAAGATCGAAACATTAGCTAAGAGATTGCGATAACCATGTTAAAGATGTTGGAATATAATTGCAGATCATTGTGAGGTTGGCTTTATGTTATCCGCAAATATTATGTTCTGATGTAATCTTACTGGCCTATAAGGCTTCCTGACAAATTTATTTCCTCGAAATCAATTACAGGTGCAAGCAGAATGTGGAGGCCTACCACTTGCTCTGAAGGTGATTGGAAGCACTTTGCATGGGGAACCTCAAGTGGCTTGGGAAAGGGCAAAGAGCAGGCTCTCCAGAGGAGAATCTATATCAGATTATCACAGAGAAGGCTTGCTTGAATGCTTAGCGACTAGTATTGATTTCTTGGATGATATAGTGAGACAATGTTTCCTAGACTTAGGATCATTTCCAGAGGACAAGAAAATCTGTGCTGATACACTATTGGATATTTGGGTTAATGTTAGAAAATTAGAGTGGCAAGATGCCTTTGTCATCCTATTGGAACTTGCAGGCAGAAACCTTTTGAATTTAATTAGCAATCCAAGGTGAACTTCTCTAATCTTGTATACGTACACTTCTTGTTATCATTTATTTAAGCATTGAACTGAATTGTTGGTTGTTCTGAGCAGGAATCAGGCAGCCATCTCTTATGGAAATGCCTCGGAGCTGTACTTTTTTCAGCATGATGTAATACGAGACTTAGCCTTGTACTTGGGATTCAGAGACAGTGCAGTCCATAGTAAAAGGTTATTTATGCCTAGGAAGGAGAGTAGTTTACCACAGAAATGGAAATTGCATACTAATAAAACATTTGATGCTCAAATTGTTTCTATTCACACAGGTGGGTTATTGAAAAGGGTTCTTCACATATAAATCGTCACAATATTGTTAAGCACATAATGATTACTCCATGCTACTTAATTTACATttcattcaaccttcaaagaagccTAGATATATATTTCTCTAGGCCACCCACATAAACTATTGAACCATCATTCCTTTTATGTTCTAAAACATTTGTTATATATAGTCATTTATGTACTCTGTTGGCTCAAGAAACAATGCAAAGTATTCTGCATTTCTAGATTTATTATTACATTTGTCTGGCTTTCTCATACATAAGATCATGTAACATAACTGGTGTCATCTTCTAACTAGTTGTTTGGCGTTTCTGTTGATGTACATTTTCCATTCTCCCTGTTTCGACAGCAATATGGTAGAAAACTAACCTAGAAATAAGTATTCCTATTCCAACCTAAAATGCCCTAATTGGATTTCATTTGTGATGCTTTCGTGCAGGTCCTATGAATGAAACTCAGTGGGATGAAATGATTTTTCCAGAGGCAGAGGTTATGGTGATAATATTTGCTTCAAGAGAATACTTTCTTCCCCCATTTTTGAAATCCATGAAAAAACTAAAAATTCTCATGGTATTCAATTATGGTTCAAAAAGGGCCACATTGAAAGGAATAGATGCCTTATCTTCACTCACTCAGTTAAAAGTTCTTCTCTTGGAGAGGTTGATTGCACCATCGGTTGAAATACAGAAGAAAGCAATACAAAACATAGAGAAGCTCTCTTTAAGCTTATGTGAAGGGTTTGAAAGTACCTGGACATTGAACAATATCAAGCTGCAAGATTTTAATCTGGATCACTGCAGTGATCTGGAGGTATTGCCTTCTGGAATCTGCCATATGCAATCCATTGAGATGCTGTCTGTTACAAATTGTCATCTTATTCAGAATCTACCCTCTAATATTGGGAATATGAGCTGTCTAAGAGTGTTAAGGCTATCGGCATTACCAGGCCTTAAAGAACTTCCTTCCTCAATTGGAAATCTCGTGTGGCTGGAATATCTGGACATATCAGTATGTGAGGGTTTGAAAAAACTTCCAGAGGAAATAGGAAAATTGGGGaaattgagtgaatttgacatgaGGGAGTGTTCTCGTTTGAGGAAGCTACCTAGAACCGTTTGTGGGTTAGGTTCGTTGAAACGTGTCGTCTGTGATGAGGAGATTGGAAAGCAGTGGTTGCGGGCCTTGAAGTAGAGATTGTAGAAGCAGAGTTTAATTTGGATTGGCTTCATGATTGAGATCTCTGCACAATTCTAACACTTCAAATGCATTTCTTACCTAGCAAATAAAGTTTTAGGTGTATGCAAGTGCACCACAAAATAGGCCTAGTAGATGTGGTATCaactattttattctttcaataagGTCGGCTATAGCATATAGAAGAAGCCACCGAAAATACGATCAGTTACTTTTGAAATCGAATGTATTTTCAGTTACTTTTGGCAGTGGATTGGAGAATCATTGTTTCCTATTTATATGTATTGACATCCATACAAATTAcatggattttacaatgtttgGTAATTCTAATTCTTTTGATGgtgattaaaatttaattttaattggttaggaaaaaaataattatttaataaaattatattttttaataagttGCAGCATATTATTATGAGGTAGTATCTTTTATGTTTAGGTACTTTTCAATTAGTTTTGATTAAAGGCAATTATACATCACTACATATAACAAGTAGTATCTTAGTATCAAAAAATCTTTTTATGAAATATCTTAACACTTAGGGAATGGTTCTATGTGAGTAATTTATTCTATTTATCAATATTTTTTTTCATGAGAATTGGTTTTGTTGTATTTTCAATGCATTGAGTTCTTACACTCATTTTTTAATTAATGTGTAACATAAATATTTATACAAAATAATATAAGACATTTATTTGTCAAAATAAATATATGACTTTTTGGTGAGactaattatttaaaatttagtttTTATTAATTATAAGAATTTAAGAAAAGTATTTTATTCaaatatgaatatttatttatGTGAATGATAGAAAAACAATAGAAAAACTTTCAAGGGAAATGTAAAAGGATGGGGAAAGAAATATTTGAAACCATTTAGCATATTTTTACTATACACTATTTAAATAGTTTTAAATTACCTCCCTATTTTTCACTAGCATATTTTCAATCCATAGATAGTACGAACTCTATTACAATAGAAGAATATTCTAAATTATCCTTAATTCTTATTTTCAATTGTAAATAAGACAACACATGTTGCTAAAGCTTAAGTCACTAATCTCAACAAGTGATTGCATAGGACCACCATGTTCATATCTCCCCAGTCCATAAGCGCATCTCTCTGCCTATTTCACGGGGTGACTTTCTAGAGTCTAGGGAATTTTTCTTGGTAATGTTTAGTAGAATCTTTACAATTCAATGTTCTAAGGTTAAGTGGGTATAAGATGTGTTATAGAAAATCATGTTTTGGATCGCCAACCTCaaaccacacacattaagcaacatatttaACACTTTAAAGTGTAGAAATCAAAACTTAGcatgtgtgatttaagccatccgATTTTGGATACCTTCCCATACCTTTTGTATCCCACCCCATGTTACCAACATATTTCTGTCAAATTCTATGGATCTCCTCAACCTCCTCAAGTTGCATGCCCTAGTGGTAGACCTTGCAGTCAATTATGTGAATGATAGATTGTTTCTTGGTAATACCCTCAATGCTACCATCCAAGTATGACGTTTTCTTAGGGGAAGCATTAATTGGGGTTCTATTCCGTTGAAAGGGCCTGATTAAAACTTGCCAAAGAAGACATGGAGCTTGATAAAGATTTGCAACAAAGTAACTGAGACCTATCAGGCCTTCATTCTGCTTACTACCCACCAAAAGCATGCTCCAGTCTGCCTGTACCACCTTGTCTATAATGTCTAGGGAAATGGAGAAATTGTTGAAGACTAAGCATTCAATATAGAAGTTGTGGGAGACCCAAAAGAAGTTGCAGGAAAGATAACTCCCATCTTTGTTGCGAGCATGGAGATTGTGGACTGAAAGTATAATGGTTTTCAAATGTTGTCATCATAATTCTTTTTGAAAATGAATGTTATGTATTGAAGGGGAATGTTGCTACAGTCTCGTCGTCAAATTCCAGGCCGAGCCGAACTATAATGATAATATTATGTAGAAACAAATATGTATTCTCGGTTTACAAAGTCAAGAGGGATGGTTACTACCTCTCTGTTTATATCGAGAAAATGAAAGTATAATTTTTTGGTTCGGTCAGTTAGCTAGTTTGTCAATAGACTGTTTTACTCGACGGTCACTCGCCGACTTATGATTTTTTGATCTGGGATGCTCATATTGTGTGAGGATTGGGTTGTCATAACAGACCCTACTTCCAAATGATATCTTATTATGGAGTATTAatgtataaatttatgtaattttgtaaatttatattaatataattataggTTTATGGTCTTTTAACCCcctcaaaaaaaaaattacttttcgcATAATTATTTGAATGGATTTTTCTATCAAGAAATAGTAATATCTAACTATTATTTAACATTCAATTATGATACCAATTGGGTGAAATGCGAGGCTTGATTTACAACAATATAGAAACATGAAAATTGTGTGAAAATATAAAATTAAGTGTTCATAATATTTGACTAGCATGAAGATATTAAATGGATTTAAAttagaaatttggaaaattataaaaCACTAATATTCCAATATGTAACAAAGGATTTACTTGCCAAAAAATTGTGGGGAAAAAACTTTGCAAAGAAAAGAGATATAACATGTATTAACTTTAAATAAAGATTATAATAAAATCATACTTCCATTCTTCTTTTTGCCTCAAATCTGACAACAATAATGTACCAATGAAAAATATCAAGACATCCAACTCTCTATCTCTTTCTTACAAATATTTATTTCTATTCCAATCTCTTATCTTCATTTCCAATATCTTGAAGCTCCAATTTATAAACATTCATGTAAGGAGAAACCATTGGTTGTTTATGAAATAATATGCATCTCGATAGGTGCAAAAAAGGCATCCAAAGTAGCACTTCATGAGGTCTCATTTCTAACACAACTCAAGTGACACCATCTTCCCTCCCAAGTACCCAAGTCTAATGTATAACACCCAAGATATCAAAATTCACTCCAGGAAAATATAGAActcccctctctcttcccctccccACTATCTCCCACTCACGTACCCCAAAAAGTATTTCCCTTCACTATCCAAAACTCCCTACTTAGTTAACTGCAAAAGATATATGTTAGAAAATAAAAGGCTACCCTTAACTCTTTCCTAAGTGCTCCACTTTAAGGTGAAAATTAACTAATTTATTTCATCTCTATAGGTTTGAATTTTACCAATAAAATAGAACTCTCCTCCATTGAATGTACAAAAAAAATTGGGCACAACTATTGTAATGTTTGGAAATAAGATTTACTAGTTCAGCTTTGTAAACAAGGAATTAACCCTCTTCAAATTGGCATTAAAATAA
This window harbors:
- the LOC131037792 gene encoding putative disease resistance protein At5g47280 — protein: MEMFNCKSVGIRVDALLKALSPAIQEICLQDLQLPTDQQNATFHEFFKTLIKGASLIKECENISPFNLPLNHRYASRILELEKEINDFMGLMPAHILLHMRRLMADLESVYYPQDIQYLHTRSMLKESIFRQASMLTNDPCQNTMMLQQMESANLIDRTEMVKESTYSYHDNVPGKSQFYVGMNKSITELKGILFQREVSVVGLQCIGGGGKTTLALALSNDSEIKDYFRNKVLFITISQSPNLKGILETMWEKLFEKKKPEFQNVEDGQRQLQQQLLKQEKPILVILDDVWSRSSLDKLLFEGRGYKTLITTRDISIIPQKTCTKLYQLPLLSQGDALSLFCFWAFGQTTIPATADANLVKEVQAECGGLPLALKVIGSTLHGEPQVAWERAKSRLSRGESISDYHREGLLECLATSIDFLDDIVRQCFLDLGSFPEDKKICADTLLDIWVNVRKLEWQDAFVILLELAGRNLLNLISNPRNQAAISYGNASELYFFQHDVIRDLALYLGFRDSAVHSKRLFMPRKESSLPQKWKLHTNKTFDAQIVSIHTGPMNETQWDEMIFPEAEVMVIIFASREYFLPPFLKSMKKLKILMVFNYGSKRATLKGIDALSSLTQLKVLLLERLIAPSVEIQKKAIQNIEKLSLSLCEGFESTWTLNNIKLQDFNLDHCSDLEVLPSGICHMQSIEMLSVTNCHLIQNLPSNIGNMSCLRVLRLSALPGLKELPSSIGNLVWLEYLDISVCEGLKKLPEEIGKLGKLSEFDMRECSRLRKLPRTVCGLGSLKRVVCDEEIGKQWLRALK